In Solanum stenotomum isolate F172 chromosome 6, ASM1918654v1, whole genome shotgun sequence, one DNA window encodes the following:
- the LOC125868412 gene encoding uncharacterized protein LOC125868412, which produces MNGAVEAANKNIKKILRKMIDNHNGWHEMLPYALLGYRKTVRTSTGATPYLLRMIRAFHKKVRARIFEIGQLVLKRIFPHQNEYKEKFAPNWQGPYMVRTVLSEGVLVLSEMDDIEWPKPINLDAGKRYYV; this is translated from the exons atgaatggagctgTAGAAGCTGCcaacaaaaacataaagaagattctgaggaaaatgattgacaATCATAATggttggcacgagatgttgccatatgctttgttgggttacagAAAGACTGTCAGAACGTCGACtggagctactccatatttgcta agaatgattcgtgctttccacaagaaagtaagagccaGGATATTTGAAATTGGTCAATTGGTTCTCAAACGCATTTTCCCTCACCAGAATGAATATAAAgagaaatttgcaccaaattggcaaggaccctacatggttcgcacAGTATTATCTGAAGGTGTCTTGGTTCTGTCGGAGATGGATGACATTGAATGGCCGAAACCAATCAACTTAGATGCTGGCAAGAGATATTATGTGTGA